The region TGCGGACTTCAGGAATCCCGTCCTGGGCAACCTCAAAATCATAAACATCACTGGCCTTGAATTCGGCAATTATAGCCTCCTTGTTCAAGTTTTCCTTGGCAGCGAGTTCAGCCTTGAGCCTCTCTACCTCCTTGGAAAGTCCCTCAGCCCGGTCCTCTGCATCCTTTAGCTTCTCATTCAACCCGGATTCCACCGTCCGGAAGCTCTCCCGGGCCTCATCCAGCTCATCCTTCAAATTATCAGCCTGCAACTTCTCAGCCCTAGTCCGGTTATTTGCCTCCCGGATCTCCGTGAAAGCAACGTCCGAACAGATAGAAATGGCACTCCCGAGCTGAGAGGAGACAAAGAAGAGATTAAGTACATAATAATTTGGGGGACAGAACCCGGAACTAAAACCATGGAAAGTTGAATACCTGCCCCCACTGACCGGTTACCCTCTTCAAGGAAGCGGCCATGTTGTAGTCTTCAACTTCTTCCCAGTCTTTCTCGGAGGGAATGCTAGACATGAACCCGGCTAGGTCAACCAGGCTCTTTGTCCCTATCTTGATAAGACCCCCGTCTAGGCCCTTCCCTTCCGAATCAAAAACGACCCGGTCAACAACAACAGCTTTTCCGCGGGGAGGCTTTCCCGGGGCGGACTTCCTCTTCTTCGAAGGAGGGTCCTCGTCAGAGATTTCCTGGACGTCCGGATCCTCAGCCAAGGGCGCATTAACCGGATCAGCCACATTCCGGGGGGCAGAAGACTCGGCTCCACCCTCTGCATCCGCAGATCCGGATCCGGTCCCAGGAGCCCCCTTAGTTGTCTTATTGGCCAGGCCAAGAGAGTTGAAAGCTGTTGCATAAGCTGAAGAAGACATTATCGCCCTGATTGAAGGATTATAGTGTGGCAAACCTGCAAAAGGGGAAAATAGAACTATCAGCATAGGATAAATATACTGGACAAATCAACCAAAACCGGAAAGAAAATACTATAGCAAAACCCGGGTCAAGGGACAACAAAGCAAAATGTACTACGATCCGGATCATAGGAAAACATTTTATTCAAACAAGCTACAAGTAAAAAGCAAGCTAAAAGTAGATCCGGATCGATAGGTCAGGCAAAAGACCCGGATCATATGAAAACATCTTGAAAGCATATCACAAGTAAAAGAGCAAAAATGGATTTAAGGAAACAAAAGGCCTTTGACCTGGATCTGCCAACAGAGAGAGAGGTCCGGATCAAAGGAAATCATTATATCTAAGAGAGTTAAAGCAAATCAGGGAGGACCAGAATCCGGGACGACATTGAAGGGAAGATCCAGATCAGTTGGGAACTTACATCCAAGTTGGAAGAGAAGTTTATGATTCATGAAAGTATCCCGGGTTGGCTGGAACCCGAGGCTACCACATAATTTTCTCATTTGATCAACAGCTTCCCCCTCTAAGATATCCGGATTGAACTTTGTCTTAACTTCCCCGGTTGTAAAATAAGGGAGAAACTCCAGGTCGAAGCCCTTCAACATCAAAATCTCCCCGTTCCAGTGTTTCAACGAGGTCTGGTGCATAACCGGTTTGGACCTACCCAGACCAAAGCCGCACTCTGCTGCCCGGAACCTGAGCTCATAAAACGGTTTCTCGCTTGATCTAGAGAGATAAAAAATATGATGGAACAACTTGAAGGTGGGCAGGAGCCCGGCCTTGTTGCAGCAAGCTATGAATCAGGTCATAAACTTAATTCCGTTTGGGGTTATTTGCATTGGAGATATCCTGTAGACGTACTTGCACAAGTGCTTGATAAACATGTGGCAGCGAGGACTCCACCCGGATCTTAGGTGCTCCAGCCAGACCGAAACGAAACCGTCTGAAGGGCGGTGGAAAATCCTCTCATGGGGCTCGGGCCACCTCCAAGCGATATCGGGAGTTAACTGAAAGGCAGCCCGGATCGCCTTGTCCATATCATCCGGGTCGGCTTCAGCATAGAAATTCTTCAGCTGGTAATGATCCCGGCTAATCCCAAACGAGGCAAAAGCTGCTTCCAGAGCACCTTGGTCATACACACCTGGGTGGCCATCCTCGTGCCTCTCGTATCTGATCCGGGCATAATAAATGTTATCTTCGAACCCGGGTGGCTTTCTGACGAAATGGTACTTAATATCGGACCAGCGGCCTTCCGGTGTAAAGATAACCAAATTCTCGGGAAGCCGCTTGAACCGGAAGCTTGTAATTGTACCCACTGATCCGGACCCTTTCTTCACCATCTCGCCCCGGATCTGTTCCCTACCAGACGAATCCGGATCACTCTCTTCGTCAAAAAAGTTGGGGTAGCAGTTATAGACTTTCCTAGCTCGCTCCTtggtccggaccatatacctattaaaatgaaggtcagttagCCTGGGCCCTACGgattttatttgttttgctaAGCGGTCCAAATCAGGTACGTTATGTTAGTTTTACCATAACCTAATGATCCGGACcaccaatgcaagtccaacccggaaaaacatcaaTGATCCGGATCAAGCTAACTACAAACAAAAAACCAAAGAACCATGGACCCGGATCTTGATGATAAATACCCAGATCCGAATCCATAACAGCCAAAAGCTTAAAACACCCCCATGTACCCGGATCCCCATGGCAAACACCCAAACCCGAATCCAGAGCAACCAAACACAAACTACAAATCCTAAGGCATGCAATTCTACCCAAATATACTGAACCGGATCCGGATCTGATACCCCCTACCCGGGCCCAAAATAAAAACCCTCAACCAAAAACACCGTCTATAAGAATCAAACACCAAAACATATGAGTTTTATAGATACACACAGTTTTTCTatcaagaacacgaagaacaaaGAGACTAAACCCAGAAAAATAGAATACAAAAGCCTGATTTTCGCACAAAAATGAAACAAAAACACCCAAAAAACAACAGATCTAAACACAAATCAGCAAAAAACAAACACATCCACCAAAAAACAAGCCGCAACACAAAGAATCCACAACAAAGTCGAAGCATCTAAAAGCTCGGAGAAAAGTGCGAGAACTCGAAAGGAAAAAAAAACAAGAGATGAAGGCTTATAAATCACAAGCAAAAGAGGAAAGAGCAAGGAGAACAACGATCAAGGCAACAACAATCGAGAGCTTCAAATCGCCGGCGAGACTTCGGGAACTTTAGGAGAGAACAAGAGATAAGTGACGGTTGGGTGTTTCTTTGatgagaaaataaaaaataagagAAGAGGGGAGACAGCCTTTTATAGGCCCGAGAAAAGGAACAacccctgccacgtggcagggtGTAGTTGGCTGGAATAGCAATTACAAAACTGCATTGAAGACCAATAATCATTATGGGGGCGATTTTTTAGGAATTAACTgcaaaaaattcaaattcatggAGGGATTAGCAAAAAACGTTACAAATCCTAAACTTTTCAAATTCCACAACCCACTACCCAGATCAAAGACCCTAATCCAGATCATTCTAAACCGGTTAAAGATTTTGGAGCAGAAATTTTCCCAAGGCAATTTAATATAACCTAATTCGGATTTTTATATTCTACCTTgatccggattggcatctaccacaccagatccggattggggggcaaccaagAGCAGAAAATTTTCTACCAGGAGCAGAAAATTTTCTGAAGCAGatattctaccttaatccggattggcatctacgacaccagatccggattggggggcaaccgggagcagaaatttttctaaaGCAACCATTCTATCTTAATTCGGATTGGCATCTAccacaccagatccggattggggggcaaccaggaaCATAATTTTTTCTGAAGCAAacattctaccttaatccggaaTGGCATCTAccacaccagatccggattggggggcaaccaggagcagaaatttttctgaagcaaccattctaccttaatccggattggcatctaccacaccagatccggattggggggcaaccaggagcagaaatttttctccTAAAGCAACTATTTAATTCTACTCCCTCAtacagaaaatctgcataagggagtggggggcaaatgataagGTATAAGAGACCCGACTAGGAATCAACCTGGATCTAAAGGATACCAGGCTCGATCGATAGACCGggacccccctctcccagaatATTCAGATGGAGAGACCAGGCCCGGGTCCATCTTatgacccggatccggatccacCTGCCTGCATAGGTCCAGATCAGGGCTAAGACCTCCATGAAGGAAGCCCCAGCAAGcacatgcacatcccacaaccTACCAAGGAAAGGTACGTGGacacgtgactatgacagctatcaacacCAACCCACCAGACAAGCACGACgcgtgtcagaaggccgttaggacattctggaggtggtcctcccctggacacgtgtaaacAATcccccaagccaggcgtcctctgctcccaagatccaacggccctgatttagaggtaactacccctaaaccctacctttgggctatatatacccccaaggctgaagggtttaggggttagaaaaTATTCACAATCTGcacactcactctctctctcataTTCATACAGACATAGTAGCCTCTCAATTACATACATCTTCATCATCTCCAAAACTctgttcttattcttacaccggaggcgccgtgggagccaaaccccccttccggtgttgttttgcagatGCCCAACAAGCCGCTACACCTCATTTACacccagaaggtccaggaacggcgtcggacggagccgcccaCTCACCTGAGTTATCAGTCACTATAATCACTGCCTGAACATTTGTTACCCGCTTATCTCTATTTGTGGAATGGGAGGTCTAGGTAAAACCACTCTCGCGCAAAAAATCTACCATCATTCCACAATAAAGACTCATTTTGCTGGTTTAGCTTGGGTTTCCATTTCACGAAAGTGGCAATCAAAACTTGTATTGCCGCGGATTCTTGTAAGTCTTGTACCTGAGAAAAAAAATGAAATCCTAATGATGGACGATGACATGTTAGTGGAGAATCTACTGCAAATTCAGCAAAGGAAAAAATGCTTAATAGTCCTTGATGACATATGGTCAACCAATGCTTGGGATTCTTTAAAAGATGCCTTCACAGCTGAAAAATCTGTAAGCAAATTATTGCTTACTAGTCATAAAATTGATGTTGCTAAGCATGTAAATCCAAAAGGGTTCATTCACCGACCTGTACTTCTGAGTGCAGACCAAAGCTGGGAGTTTCTTCGATTGAAAGCTCTTTAAAGCGGAGATTGTTTAGGTACATGTTTCATTCACTCCACTCTAAGAACAAAACCCAATCTAGTGCAAAGTTAAGAAACATCTTTTGCAAATTTAGCTGATTTGATCCAGTGTAGAGTCAACTGATAGATTTTGAAGTTGCAGAGAAGTGCTCTGAAACTAGAATAAAATGCAGGTTTAATTTGGTAGAAACTTGAAAAAACATGCTAATTTAAATTGAAATGTGCGATCACATTAGTGACAATAATTTTGTTGTGGTTTTTTATTATTTTGCAGTGTCCGAGACCCTATCTTGTAATTAGCTTTTTAATTCTTTTTAAATGAGTGTTTTTGCATGAATGTTTGTTTCAGACATTACCAGAGACGTTCAAAGGATGGAAGAAACAATGATGGAAGTAGCTGAATCGTAAATGGGGGAACTCGTCCATAAGAGTATGGTTCAAGTGAGATTCAATGATGTGGACTCGTCATTTACAAAGTTCAAATCTTGTTCTCTTCATGATCTTATGAGGACCTAACTCTATCCCAAGCAAAAGTAGAAGATTTTTTTGAAGTTACTGATATTcgaaaagaaaatgattttcaTCTCAGTCCTTCTGTAGGCTCCAGGTTAGCTTACACTCGGCAACTTGTGGTGTATTTTGATAAGGGATGTACAAGCAAAGAAGCAAATTCCTACTTTGTCAAGCAAGTCAATCACCAACACTATCGATCAATGTTGCTAATCAATGACTTCCCGACGAGTTTGCCACCAATATTGGGGTCACATCTTGCTAATTTTATATCGACACTGAATTGTAATAAAACGACATGAATGTAAATCTGTCTCAGGTAGCTACTGTCAGGTGCAGATATAATAAAATGCAGGTGCTACTCCCAGTCCgaaattaaaaaaattcatcGACGTGAAAGTTGCAGGTGTGCCAGTTAACTTGCAAACCTGCAACTAACACTAGTGTTCTTCAAGATGTAAGACTTGGCATACAgataaaaaaatgtaaaaatgtAGTAATTTTATCGTACTACACTCATGTGTATAGTCTATTGGATATGCAATTATCAGTAACAGAACAATATAATGACACATATCTCGTTTGATTGTTCTCCGTAGGATCATACTGCTGAAAGCTACATTTACAACAAGAGAGGTCAATTACGAACATATACTTGGAGTTTGGCGCAAGATACTTCAAAAGAACATATGCTAGTTTTATACACATGAAGGCAAGAACATATACTTATGTTATAAGTTGCAAAAGAGTATTAGTACAATTTACAAGTTTGTTTCTTAATATTAGGTTCTTAGAGTTGAATACAAGATATTCGCGCCTTTAGTGGCAAGCAACTAAAAGTTGGAGATGTAATGTAGAACAGATGATGACCTGGTGCATTATAAGTACAAACATTGCATTCATCCTACCACAGTTAAGGCCACAAAAACACGAAAAGAGATACAGAATGAAGCACTTTAGCCATGGCCATTTACTAATCCTGAATGAGAACTACATTGCTAGGGAGGCTGATGCATGTCGTGTACTGATACTGG is a window of Apium graveolens cultivar Ventura chromosome 11, ASM990537v1, whole genome shotgun sequence DNA encoding:
- the LOC141696549 gene encoding putative disease resistance protein At1g50180, which produces MGGLGKTTLAQKIYHHSTIKTHFAGLAWVSISRKWQSKLVLPRILVSLVPEKKNEILMMDDDMLVENLLQIQQRKKCLIVLDDIWSTNAWDSLKDAFTAEKSVSKLLLTSHKIDVAKHVNPKGFIHRPVLLSADQSWEFLRLKAL